A single window of Verrucomicrobium sp. DNA harbors:
- a CDS encoding alpha/beta hydrolase, with product MQKRCALYAAGVLLFGLSAGTAVAQRRHHESDTARPVAPCFDPGDRSEVRLWDGAAPGASGDDPCRDIPFLRVFPAARANNASPAILVMPGGGYDRLTNEKEQEPVAEYFSKRLGVTTFLVYYRLVQKDGTYRYPVPMWDGQRAIKLVRSRATQFGIDPEKLGLFGFSAGGHLASTLTLHSASDFGLPTHDGVDAESGRPTLLGLGYPVISMDPKQFAATNSHNHLLTGYRGHELDRLETYLSGQENVKPSTVPVFLFESMDDARISPQNSVLFGEALQAAHVPAQVKLFAHGRHGAGLATDEPEESAWPEMFHRWLVTQGFLAR from the coding sequence ATGCAGAAGAGATGTGCGCTTTACGCCGCGGGAGTTTTGCTGTTTGGGCTGTCGGCTGGGACGGCGGTGGCGCAGCGGCGGCACCATGAGAGCGATACGGCACGTCCGGTAGCGCCATGCTTTGATCCGGGCGATCGCAGCGAGGTACGGCTCTGGGACGGGGCCGCTCCAGGAGCCAGCGGCGACGATCCCTGCCGGGACATTCCCTTCCTACGCGTCTTCCCCGCTGCCCGGGCGAACAACGCTTCCCCGGCGATTCTCGTCATGCCGGGTGGGGGCTATGATCGGCTGACCAATGAGAAAGAACAGGAGCCCGTCGCGGAGTACTTTTCCAAACGACTCGGCGTGACCACGTTCCTCGTCTACTACCGGCTGGTGCAGAAGGACGGGACGTACCGGTATCCGGTGCCGATGTGGGATGGGCAGAGGGCGATCAAGCTGGTTCGCTCCCGGGCCACGCAGTTTGGGATCGATCCGGAGAAGCTGGGGCTGTTCGGTTTCTCGGCGGGCGGGCATCTGGCGTCTACGCTGACGCTACACAGCGCGAGCGACTTCGGCCTGCCGACGCATGATGGGGTCGATGCCGAAAGCGGACGACCAACGCTGCTTGGGCTGGGCTATCCGGTCATTTCCATGGATCCAAAGCAGTTTGCAGCGACCAACTCGCATAACCATCTACTGACCGGGTACAGAGGACATGAACTCGATCGACTCGAGACCTATCTTTCCGGACAGGAAAACGTGAAGCCGAGCACGGTACCAGTGTTTTTGTTCGAGAGCATGGATGATGCCCGTATCAGCCCGCAGAACAGCGTTCTGTTCGGCGAGGCATTACAGGCGGCGCATGTTCCGGCACAGGTGAAACTGTTCGCACACGGCAGGCATGGTGCGGGGCTGGCTACGGATGAGCCGGAAGAGAG